A single Verrucomicrobiota bacterium DNA region contains:
- a CDS encoding DUF116 domain-containing protein, with protein sequence MQPIPLNPPGSYTAAVVPKHVVQQRFRTPKGNIPQTPVERNHFLHVIRNYVAEFNPVPPMPADDLKVHADRVVGMLKCDPVYRDYIGVLINNEMWREQIASVPFERRLLLLPKCLRVESKCPAPFDEFGLLCKQCGLCTIQDLQAEAEKLGYATLVAEGSAIVMSLIQTGKIEAIVGVSCLSVLERAFPYMEAAAIPGVAIPLLQDDCIDTTVDLDWVWDYIHLTSDDQTRRLDLGALRDEVDFWFSPACLDTIMGNADGETERIAREWLGKAGKRWRPFLAVAAYQALRRDLGKPLPEDVRKIAVAVECFHKASLIHDDIEDNDGLRYGEKTLNAEYGTAVALNVGDLLIGEGYRLIGSCRASAEQKAAMLIVASQGQRALCRGQGAELCWARSPQPLTQHQILEIFRLKTAPAFEVALRLGSIYADLERYEEVESTLGIYSEALGIAYQIRDDLSDLGEQGETNDIAGLRPSLLLGIAHDKARAAQKELLENVWHRQLPAGGIAQVESLYAELGADVRAKTLLETYKEQAIRSLADLENPNLKGLLRRTLGKIFNDVEIKGWCKEQEQLNGVRDGVRIDTMVSPSGRHEAEAAMAR encoded by the coding sequence CAACCCCGTGCCGCCCATGCCGGCGGACGACCTCAAGGTCCACGCCGATCGCGTCGTGGGCATGCTCAAGTGCGACCCCGTCTACCGCGACTACATCGGCGTGCTCATCAACAACGAAATGTGGCGCGAGCAGATTGCGAGCGTGCCGTTCGAGCGGCGGCTGCTGCTGCTGCCCAAATGCCTGCGCGTCGAGAGCAAGTGCCCCGCGCCGTTCGACGAGTTCGGCCTGCTGTGCAAGCAGTGCGGGCTGTGCACCATTCAGGATTTGCAGGCGGAAGCGGAGAAGCTTGGTTACGCGACACTGGTCGCCGAAGGTTCGGCCATCGTCATGTCGCTCATTCAGACCGGGAAGATCGAGGCGATCGTCGGCGTGAGCTGTCTCTCAGTGCTGGAGCGCGCCTTTCCCTACATGGAGGCCGCGGCCATTCCCGGCGTCGCGATTCCGCTGCTTCAGGACGACTGCATTGACACCACGGTGGACCTCGACTGGGTGTGGGATTACATCCACCTCACCAGCGACGACCAGACGCGCCGGCTCGACCTCGGCGCGCTGCGCGACGAGGTGGATTTCTGGTTCAGCCCCGCCTGCCTCGACACCATCATGGGCAACGCCGACGGCGAGACCGAGCGCATCGCCCGCGAATGGCTCGGCAAGGCCGGCAAGCGCTGGCGGCCGTTCCTCGCGGTCGCGGCGTATCAGGCGCTGCGCAGGGATCTCGGCAAGCCGCTGCCCGAAGACGTGCGCAAGATCGCCGTCGCCGTCGAATGCTTCCACAAGGCCTCGCTCATCCACGACGACATCGAGGACAACGACGGGCTGCGCTACGGCGAGAAAACCCTGAACGCGGAATACGGCACGGCTGTCGCCTTGAACGTCGGCGACCTGCTCATCGGCGAGGGCTACCGGCTCATCGGATCCTGCCGCGCCAGCGCCGAGCAGAAGGCCGCGATGCTCATCGTGGCCAGCCAGGGACAGCGCGCGCTTTGCCGCGGACAGGGCGCGGAGCTTTGCTGGGCGCGCTCGCCACAGCCGCTCACACAGCACCAGATTTTGGAAATCTTCCGGCTCAAGACCGCGCCCGCCTTCGAGGTCGCACTGCGGCTCGGCTCGATTTACGCCGACCTCGAACGCTACGAGGAGGTCGAGTCCACGCTCGGCATCTACAGCGAGGCGCTCGGCATCGCTTACCAGATTCGCGACGACCTCAGCGACCTCGGCGAGCAGGGCGAGACCAACGACATCGCCGGCCTGCGCCCGAGCCTGTTGCTGGGCATCGCCCACGACAAGGCCAGGGCCGCGCAGAAGGAGCTGCTCGAGAACGTCTGGCATCGGCAGCTTCCCGCCGGCGGCATCGCGCAAGTCGAGTCGCTTTACGCCGAACTTGGCGCCGACGTGCGCGCGAAGACGTTGCTCGAAACCTACAAGGAGCAGGCCATCCGCTCGCTTGCCGACCTGGAGAACCCGAACCTCAAGGGCCTGCTGCGCCGCACGCTGGGCAAGATCTTCAACGACGTGGAGATCAAAGGCTGGTGCAAGGAGCAGGAGCAGTTGAACGGCGTCCGCGACGGCGTGCGGATTGATACCATGGTTTCACCTTCGGGGCGGCATGAGGCCGAAGCGGCGATGGCGCGGTGA
- a CDS encoding terpene cyclase/mutase family protein, whose translation MSLRLQLLQVARLAPRLLGDSTSLVREFYQRQLSPEGAGLDRDGKPDLYYTIFALAGLQAVDAELPRDAVEKCLHSHGDGAKLDFVHLSALARCWSAVGRERMPAGLDRGLLARLESFRKPDGGYEGDARLAHGTAYGAFVALGAYEDLGHTPPQPLELIRSLKRLETPDGAWSNAPHARTGATNATAGAVTLIRHLGFPVNERAGDWLLAQAHPQGGFLAVPGAPMPDLLSTATTLHALAAMDRRLPGEVHERCLDFLDTLWDARGGFHGHWADDHVDAEYTFYGLLALGHLSV comes from the coding sequence GTGAGCCTCCGCCTCCAACTCCTCCAAGTCGCCCGCCTTGCGCCGCGCCTGCTCGGTGACTCCACCAGTCTCGTCCGCGAATTTTACCAGCGTCAGCTTTCGCCCGAGGGCGCCGGACTCGACCGCGACGGCAAACCCGACCTCTACTACACCATCTTCGCGCTTGCCGGACTCCAAGCCGTGGACGCCGAACTCCCGCGCGACGCAGTTGAAAAATGCCTCCATTCGCATGGGGACGGCGCGAAGCTCGACTTCGTCCATCTCTCCGCGCTCGCGCGCTGCTGGTCCGCCGTCGGCAGGGAACGGATGCCTGCCGGACTCGACCGCGGCTTGCTCGCGCGGCTCGAATCGTTTCGCAAACCGGATGGCGGATACGAAGGCGATGCCAGGCTCGCACACGGCACGGCCTACGGCGCGTTCGTCGCACTCGGCGCTTACGAGGACCTTGGCCACACGCCCCCGCAGCCGCTTGAACTCATTCGAAGCCTCAAGCGCCTCGAAACGCCCGATGGCGCGTGGAGCAATGCGCCGCACGCCCGCACCGGCGCGACCAATGCCACGGCCGGCGCGGTCACGCTCATCCGGCACCTCGGCTTCCCGGTGAACGAGCGCGCCGGCGACTGGCTGCTTGCGCAGGCTCATCCGCAAGGGGGCTTCCTCGCCGTGCCGGGCGCGCCGATGCCCGACCTGCTTTCCACCGCGACAACCCTGCACGCGCTCGCGGCGATGGATCGCCGCCTGCCGGGCGAAGTCCACGAGCGTTGCCTTGATTTCCTCGACACGCTCTGGGACGCCCGCGGCGGTTTCCACGGCCACTGGGCGGACGACCACGTGGACGCGGAATACACGTTCTACGGCCTGCTCGCGCTCGGTCACTTGAGCGTTTGA
- a CDS encoding LPS-assembly protein LptD, whose amino-acid sequence MPLRRTLLALAAALALASGSARAQQRGSPWFIEAPGKEGTLSFDLATRTVIATNGILVRYQDSPTNTTELTALRARLNQDTGDIQAEGAVTLKRDGQLWRSHSADYNFKSRDFRAGDFRTGHAPFYIGGLGLAADATNRVFTAHDSFVTTDDLGVPGFRLKCKTLTVTAGERIEATEATLYIGTVPVMYLPKYSRSLMRHPNNFAFEPGYRSLYGPFLLGTYNWSGSEQLSGKMHLDYRQRRGVGFGPDVSYDLGRFGEGEFKFYYVHDDEPGLSLSGRPVAADRHRTELWHSAALDTNLTLRVHLREQRDDTFIRDFFETEYRRNIQPSSFVELNKLWPNFSLNALVQPRLNSVFETVERLPDVKLSALPQELGTTPVYYQSESSLGWFRHKFANGTSNDFAAWRGDTYHQLTLPRTYWGFLNITPRVGGRFTHYGESEGAGVNLTATDRAVFNTGAEVSFKASRLWPETRGTMFDLDGVRHIFEPSINYVFVPSPNRAPTRLPQFDTELPSLRLLPIEFPDYNAIDSVDSQNVLRLGLRNLVQTKRAGQVDSLLHWALYTDWRLRPRAGQTTFADVFSDLDFKPRSWLSLSSETRYDIASGHVRLADHNLAVEPNTTWSFGVGHRYLRTDPALGANGLGNNLIQSMVHYRLNENWGFRATHLFEGRNGVLQEQGYSLYHDFRSWTGALTVRRRENVAGPSDFTIGFVFSFKAFPRFGLGDDRTRQNSLFGN is encoded by the coding sequence ATGCCTCTCCGCCGAACGCTTCTCGCGCTTGCCGCTGCGCTTGCCCTTGCGTCCGGTTCCGCCCGCGCGCAGCAACGCGGATCGCCATGGTTCATTGAGGCTCCGGGGAAGGAGGGCACGCTTTCGTTCGATCTTGCCACGCGCACCGTCATCGCCACGAATGGAATCCTTGTCCGCTACCAAGACTCGCCAACAAACACGACCGAGTTGACGGCGCTACGCGCGCGGCTCAACCAGGACACGGGCGACATCCAGGCCGAAGGCGCGGTGACGCTGAAGCGCGACGGCCAGCTCTGGCGCAGTCACAGCGCGGACTACAATTTCAAATCGCGCGACTTCCGCGCAGGTGATTTTCGCACGGGCCACGCGCCCTTCTACATCGGCGGCCTCGGCCTCGCGGCGGATGCGACCAACCGCGTGTTCACCGCGCACGACTCGTTTGTCACCACGGACGACCTCGGCGTGCCTGGCTTCCGGCTCAAGTGCAAGACGCTGACCGTGACTGCCGGCGAGCGCATCGAGGCGACGGAGGCGACGCTCTACATCGGCACGGTGCCTGTGATGTATTTGCCGAAATACTCGCGGTCGCTGATGCGGCATCCCAACAACTTCGCGTTTGAGCCTGGCTACCGGAGCCTTTACGGGCCGTTTCTGCTCGGCACCTACAACTGGTCGGGCAGCGAGCAGTTGTCCGGCAAGATGCACCTCGACTACCGGCAGCGGCGCGGCGTGGGCTTCGGGCCGGACGTGAGTTATGACCTCGGCCGGTTCGGAGAGGGAGAATTCAAGTTCTACTACGTCCACGACGACGAACCGGGACTGAGCCTGTCAGGCCGGCCTGTGGCAGCGGACCGCCATCGCACGGAGCTCTGGCATTCGGCCGCCCTCGACACAAACCTGACGCTCCGGGTCCACCTCCGCGAGCAGCGCGACGACACGTTCATCCGCGATTTTTTCGAGACCGAATACCGGCGCAACATCCAGCCCTCGTCGTTCGTCGAGTTGAACAAGCTCTGGCCGAACTTCTCGCTGAACGCGCTTGTCCAGCCACGACTGAACAGTGTCTTCGAGACGGTCGAACGCCTGCCCGACGTGAAACTCTCGGCGCTCCCGCAGGAGCTCGGGACAACGCCCGTCTATTATCAAAGCGAGAGCTCGCTCGGGTGGTTCCGCCACAAGTTCGCCAACGGCACGAGCAACGATTTCGCCGCGTGGCGTGGGGACACGTATCACCAACTCACGCTGCCACGGACCTATTGGGGATTCCTCAACATCACGCCGCGCGTCGGCGGACGCTTCACGCACTATGGCGAAAGCGAAGGCGCGGGCGTGAATCTCACGGCGACCGACCGCGCCGTCTTCAACACCGGCGCGGAAGTCTCATTCAAGGCTTCGCGCCTCTGGCCGGAGACGCGCGGCACGATGTTCGACTTGGACGGTGTGCGGCACATCTTCGAGCCGTCGATCAACTACGTCTTCGTGCCGAGCCCGAATCGGGCGCCGACTCGGTTGCCGCAGTTCGACACCGAGTTGCCAAGCTTGCGCCTGCTGCCGATTGAGTTTCCGGATTACAACGCGATTGACTCCGTGGACAGCCAGAATGTGCTGCGGCTCGGCCTGCGCAATCTTGTCCAGACCAAGCGCGCCGGTCAGGTCGACTCGCTGCTGCACTGGGCGCTTTACACGGACTGGCGCCTGCGCCCGCGCGCGGGGCAGACCACGTTCGCGGATGTCTTCTCCGACCTGGATTTCAAGCCGCGCTCGTGGCTCTCGCTCAGTTCCGAAACACGCTACGACATCGCCTCCGGTCACGTGCGACTTGCGGATCACAACCTCGCCGTCGAGCCGAACACGACGTGGAGTTTCGGCGTCGGCCACCGATACCTCCGCACCGACCCTGCGCTGGGCGCGAACGGGCTCGGGAACAACCTCATCCAGTCCATGGTGCACTACCGGCTCAACGAAAACTGGGGTTTCCGCGCCACGCACCTGTTCGAGGGGCGCAACGGCGTCCTGCAAGAGCAGGGCTACTCGCTCTATCATGACTTCCGGAGCTGGACGGGCGCGCTCACGGTGCGCCGCCGCGAAAACGTCGCCGGCCCGTCCGACTTCACGATCGGATTCGTTTTCTCCTTCAAAGCTTTCCCGCGTTTCGGGCTTGGCGACGACCGCACACGGCAGAATTCCCTGTTCGGGAATTGA